The following are from one region of the Vitis riparia cultivar Riparia Gloire de Montpellier isolate 1030 chromosome 14, EGFV_Vit.rip_1.0, whole genome shotgun sequence genome:
- the LOC117931371 gene encoding alpha/beta hydrolase domain-containing protein 17B-like, producing MGGVKSSLASKFAFCPPKPPSYGLAVDESTGRLTMSGVPSRENVDILKLCTKRGNEIVAMYMRNPAATLTLLYSHGNAADLGQMYELLSELSVHLPVNLLTYDYSGYGKSTGKPSEHNTYADIEAAYRCLEEIYGVKEEDVILYGQSLGSGPTIDLAVRLSRLRAVVLHSAILSGLRVLYPVKRTYWFDIFKNIDKIPLVKCPVLVIHGTADDVVDFSHGKQLWELCKEKYEPLWIKGGNHCDLELYPQFIRHLKKFISAMEKSAHLINCSGPVADLSENPQNSTDCIEKSRQSIDQREKSMPSTDQIEKRRPSIDHREKSRTSIDKSEKSRTSTDKREKYRTSTDKREKSRTSTDKRERTRTSNDKKEKSRTSTDKREKLRTSIDKRDKPRKSMDGREKACAGTDQPEKARKSIDRLGGMMRSVGLCNIGCFKHNVSGG from the exons ATGGGCGGGGTCAAGTCCTCCTTGGCCTCCAAGTTCGCGTTCTGCCCACCGAAGCCGCCATCGTACGGACTTGCGGTGGATGAGTCCACTGGGAGATTGACGATGTCGGGCGTGCCGTCGAGGGAAAACGTCGATATTTTGAAGCTGTGTACAAAAAGAGGGAACGAGATTGTGGCTATGTATATGAGGAACCCAGCTGCGACATTGACGCTGCTCTACTCGCACGGCAACGCGGCTGATCTGGGCCAGATGTATGAGTTGCTCAGTGAACTCAGTGTTCATCTCCCGGTTAACTTGTTAAC GTATGATTATTCTGGATATGGGAAGTCAACTGGGAAG CCGAGTGAGCACAACACTTATGCTGACATAGAAGCTGCATATAGATGCCTGGAGGAGATATATGGTGTGAAGGAGGAAGATGTTATCTTATATGGACAGTCACTTGGAAGTGGACCTACTATTGATTTGGCGGTCCGGTTATCAAGATTGAGGGCTGTAGTTCTCCACAGCGCAATCTTGTCTGGACTTAGAGTCCTGTATCCAGTGAAACGGACATATTGGTTTGACATTTTCAAG AATATTGATAAGATACCGCTGGTCAAGTGTCCTGTTTTGGTAATTCAT GGAACTGCAGATGATGTTGTGGATTTCTCTCATGGTAAGCAGCTTTGGGAGCTTTGTAAAGAGAAATATGAACCATTATGGATTAAAGGAGGGAATCATTGTGACTTGGAGCTTTACCCACAGTTCATCAGGCATCTCAAGAAGTTCATATCAGCAATGGAGAAATCAGCACACCTGATAAATTGTTCAGGGCCAGTTGCAGACCTTTCAGAGAATCCCCAGAATAGCACAGATTGTATAGAAAAATCCAGACAAAGTATAGATCAGAGAGAGAAGTCCATGCCAAGCACTGACCAGATAGAAAAGCGAAGACCAAGCATAGACCACAGAGAGAAGTCTAGAACCAGTATTGACAAGAGCGAGAAGTCTAGAACCAGTACTGACAAGAGAGAGAAGTATAGAACCAGTACTGACAAGAGAGAGAAGTCTAGAACCAGTACTGACAAGAGAGAGAGGACTAGAACCAGTAATGACAAGAAAGAGAAGTCCAGAACAAGCACTGACAAGAGAGAGAAGTTGAGAACCAGTATTGACAAGAGAGATAAACCGAGAAAGAGCATGGATGGCAGGGAGAAAGCATGTGCTGGAACAGACCAACCAGAGAAAGCAAGAAAAAGCATTGATCG CTTAGGAGGCATGATGAGATCAGTTGGATTGTGTAATATCGGTTGTTTCAAGCATAATGTATCTGGTGgctga
- the LOC117930104 gene encoding cyclin-B2-2-like: MDIDGPDTRNPLTVVEYVEELYASYGRMESSSFVSLDYMVRQFDINHKMKAMLIDGLIEVHNRFELTEETLFLIVTLVDRFLSQQTLARKKLQLVGLVVVLLACKYEEVPVPVVAAIFFQYRQTEAFYVMRYCLLTAKGAAEILKCLQEETNNHNLNPYLAVKLKCLEGDLRLEYHENEGESAAASTYQIESPHEENTREKRKLSSSKTDVPLLLDLQVEETKYVPEVKTILRMELLRNDDLQTVSRLWEKDRYGSVMGAGVLVMKSLERAMKRRAPVVVVYLGVAVDCDAHLMADPGYANDKIVMVSEH; this comes from the exons ATGGATATTGATGGCCCGGATACCAGGAATCCACTTACAGTTGTTGAGTATGTTGAAGAGCTGTATGCCAGCTATGGAAGGATGGAGAGCTCTAGCTTTGTCTCTCTGGACTATATGGTTCGACAATTTGACATTAACCATAAGATGAAAGCTATGCTGATTGACGGGCTTATCGAGGTGCATAATAGGTTTGAACTCACGGAAGAGACATTGTTTCTTATTGTTACACTCGTGGACAGATTTCTATCTCAGCAGACGTTGGCAAGAAAGAAGCTTCAATTAGTTGGTTTGGTTGTTGTTCTCTTAGCGTGCAAATATGAAGAGGTTCCTGTTCCAGTTGTTGCTGCAATT TTCTTTCAGTACAGGCAGACGGAGGCCTTCTATGTCATGCGTTACTGCCTTCTAACCGCTAAGGGCGCAGCCGAGATCCTCAAGTGCTTACAGGAAGAGACCAACAATCAT AACCTCAATCCTTATCTGGCAGTCAAACTGAAATGCTTAGAAGGAGACTTGAGATTGGAATACCATGAGAATGAGGGAGAAAGTGCAGCTGCATCCACATATCAGATAGAGAGTCCCCATGAGGAGAATACCCGTGAGAAGAGAAAGTTAAGCTCCAGTAAAACCGATGTTCCTCTTCTCTTGGACCTGCAGGTTGAGGAGACAAAATATGTGCCTGAAGTGAAGACGATTCTGAGGATGGAACTTCTG AGAAATGATGATCTCCAAACTGTTTCAAGGCTATGGGAAAAGGATCGATATGGTTCTGTCATGGGTGCTGGGGTATTGGTAATGAAGAGTTTAGAACGGGCCATGAAACGAAGAGCTCCAGTTGTCGTTGTGTACTTGGGAGTTGCAGTTGACTGTGATGCTCATCTTATGGCTGATCCGGGGTATGCAAATGACAAGATTGTGATGGTAAGTGAACACTGA